Proteins from a genomic interval of Verrucomicrobiota bacterium:
- a CDS encoding ADP-ribosylglycohydrolase family protein, giving the protein MSDPQDYVERVYAGVLGKIIGVYLGRPFEGWTHRRIQAELGEVWYYVHDRLNVPLVVADDDLSGTFTFVRALADHGFQRSISAEQIGRTWLNYIVENRSILWWGGFGNSTEHTAFLRLKSGIPAPRSGSIAMNGKVVAEQIGAQIFIDGWALAAPGNPALAAELAGKAASVSHDGEAIYAAQLLAAMEAQAFVEKRLDYLLETGLSCVPPDSLINRLVKDVRDWSAKDGDWRLTRERIERTYGYDKFGGNCHVVPNHALIILSLLYAQDSFQRALMIACTSGWDTDCNAGNVGCLMGIRNGLAGIEDGPDFRSPVADRLYLSTADGGRGITDAVRETYEICRIAGELKQAGPIENPKQGARFHFELPGALQGFEVEPPAGGSALTTLRNVPGHSKDGRRSLAWEFQHLAKGRGARISTPTFIPPDAKGYSHYTLMASPTLFPGQIVRARLEAGPANSCAVRVSPFIAFYNGQDQLSRRYGPELTIHPGDSGEPAWRIEETGGAPIARFGFELNSALRAEGTVYVDYADWKGAPVTTFRRPETGGSMWHRAWINAFDHADTRWAAAFHLCQGRGTGLFIQGSRDWKDYGVEATITARLAKSFGLAARVQGLLRYYALLLGPGQRLQLIRSFDGIQVLAERPFDWQRECPYRLALEISGTNLVGSVNDEEMFSLQDAGSPLASGGVAFICEEGLIMSDQLEVRGGE; this is encoded by the coding sequence ATGTCAGATCCGCAGGATTATGTCGAACGCGTGTACGCCGGAGTTCTCGGTAAGATCATCGGTGTCTACCTCGGGCGTCCATTTGAAGGGTGGACGCACCGCCGGATTCAGGCTGAACTGGGCGAGGTCTGGTACTACGTCCATGACCGGCTGAACGTACCGCTGGTGGTCGCGGATGACGATCTGTCGGGCACGTTCACCTTCGTGCGCGCCCTGGCGGATCACGGCTTTCAGCGTTCGATCAGCGCGGAGCAGATCGGCCGTACCTGGCTTAACTACATCGTCGAGAACAGGAGCATTTTGTGGTGGGGCGGCTTCGGAAACTCGACCGAACACACCGCGTTCCTGCGGCTCAAGTCCGGAATCCCGGCGCCGCGGAGCGGCTCGATCGCCATGAACGGAAAGGTCGTGGCGGAACAGATCGGCGCGCAGATTTTTATCGACGGCTGGGCACTGGCCGCACCGGGCAACCCGGCGCTGGCCGCAGAACTGGCCGGCAAGGCGGCGTCCGTGAGCCATGACGGCGAGGCGATTTACGCCGCGCAACTCCTCGCCGCGATGGAAGCGCAGGCGTTCGTTGAAAAGCGCCTGGATTACCTTCTCGAAACGGGCCTTTCCTGCGTGCCGCCCGATTCTCTGATCAACCGTTTGGTCAAGGACGTTCGCGATTGGAGCGCCAAAGACGGCGACTGGCGGCTGACCCGGGAGCGGATCGAACGAACCTACGGGTACGATAAATTCGGTGGAAACTGTCACGTGGTGCCCAATCACGCCCTCATCATCCTGAGTCTCCTCTATGCTCAGGACAGTTTTCAGCGGGCACTCATGATCGCCTGCACGTCAGGCTGGGACACCGATTGTAACGCGGGCAACGTCGGATGCCTCATGGGCATCAGGAACGGTTTGGCCGGAATCGAGGATGGTCCGGACTTCCGTTCTCCCGTGGCTGACCGGCTTTACCTTTCGACGGCGGACGGCGGACGCGGCATCACCGACGCGGTGCGCGAGACGTACGAAATCTGCCGGATCGCCGGCGAACTGAAGCAAGCCGGACCGATCGAAAATCCGAAACAGGGGGCGCGATTCCATTTCGAGCTGCCGGGTGCGCTCCAGGGGTTCGAGGTGGAGCCTCCCGCTGGCGGTTCCGCCCTTACGACGCTGCGCAACGTGCCTGGCCATAGCAAAGACGGTCGTCGCAGCCTCGCGTGGGAATTTCAGCATCTGGCGAAAGGCCGTGGCGCGCGCATTTCGACCCCCACTTTCATCCCGCCCGATGCAAAAGGGTACAGCCACTACACGCTGATGGCATCCCCGACCCTTTTCCCTGGCCAGATCGTCAGGGCAAGGCTGGAAGCCGGCCCGGCAAACTCGTGCGCAGTCCGGGTCTCGCCGTTCATCGCGTTCTACAACGGCCAGGATCAGCTCTCGCGCCGGTATGGACCGGAGTTGACCATCCATCCCGGCGACTCCGGCGAACCAGCGTGGCGGATTGAAGAAACCGGCGGCGCACCGATCGCCCGGTTCGGCTTTGAACTGAACTCCGCGTTGCGCGCCGAAGGTACGGTGTACGTCGACTACGCCGACTGGAAAGGAGCGCCGGTCACCACTTTTCGGCGTCCGGAAACGGGCGGCAGCATGTGGCATCGCGCCTGGATCAATGCGTTCGACCACGCAGACACGCGGTGGGCCGCCGCCTTTCACCTTTGCCAGGGGCGCGGAACCGGCTTGTTCATCCAGGGTTCACGAGACTGGAAAGATTACGGTGTCGAGGCCACCATCACCGCCCGGCTCGCCAAGTCGTTCGGTCTGGCCGCCCGGGTCCAAGGCCTCCTGCGTTACTACGCGCTTTTGCTCGGCCCGGGTCAACGGTTGCAGCTTATAAGGTCTTTCGATGGCATTCAGGTGCTGGCGGAACGGCCGTTCGATTGGCAGCGGGAATGCCCATACAGGCTTGCGCTCGAGATAAGCGGCACAAACCTCGTCGGGTCGGTAAACGACGAGGAAATGTTCAGCCTGCAGGACGCCGGCTCGCCGTTAGCTTCGGGCGGGGTGGCATTCATCTGCGAAGAAGGCCTGATCATGAGCGACCAGCTCGAGGTCCGGGGTGGCGAGTAA